atcTGTAAATAGCAGCGCCGAAATTCTTTActtgctcttactttgaaaacggcaacttccggtcacacacattttatttgtgggttTCTGTCTTCTACcgattttattgtttgtttttagaaacagaaaataaaaatcaaccgATTTCTAAAGGTTTGGTCATCACTCTTGACCCTGgttatgattttaattttaatttaaaaatttgaattttaaaatgaaaatcaaataaccagtAATTTTTCGTTTTTTAACATCCtcttctgaacggaaaatccaatgaccaaaacatagaCGGACCGTTGAAGAACTGTATCTGCATCAAAACTATTTTGAACAGTGATTTTGATCACATTATGATCCAACCACCCTGTTGATAATCTGACTCGTATCTGAATGCACAAAATGAGACTGCATACACTGTAGCGGTATGTGAATAAAAGCTTATTAGGGTCAGTAAGTATcaactctaaaataaaaataaactgtgtaCTATATTTGCAAAGCTCTAACATAGACTTGTGGTTGCACAGTTATTCCACAGTAAACACTGACATAACACAATGAAGATGTGCATGAAAACAGTGACTTGAGTTGTGGTGTGTCTGTAGCCTGCTGGGAGCAAACTCTGTCAAAGAGTGGCAGAAGGAGCTTTTAATATGAACATGTTCTCACTGTAGACTCTGACTTTGTCATCAtctcccaccacctccactggGTCCAGGGAACATCCCAGGACAGAACTGTCCTTCCTGGACAACAACTAGTTTGTTAAACCTGTTCCAGTCTGCAGTCAAGATGCTGCATGTGCTTTCTGCACGTTAAAGCACCCGAGTATCAGTGTTGTCAATCCAGTGCATTTTCATCGTGTAAGTATTTGATGAGTGGGGCATATTAATGTCCATTCCCTGGATTAAAGTGCAAGGTAATTGTTTGCACCTGTGGAAGCCCATCATCAGCTCTTTGGTTTTCCCAGCATTGATCTGGAGACGGTTCAGCTGGAACCAGCCCACGAATGATGACCATGGATAAGCTCTTggcatttgtcatttctttttacaaTTGACAGTGGACTATCTCAGTGGGACACCTCAATATGTCTGGTTCATCCTGAACACCTTGGACTTCCATTACAACACAGGGTTATGTGTCATATGCAGAAGGTCTCAAATGCAACTGTGGGGTGTATCAGGGAAGGACAAGAGCAGAAGTACAAGAATCTGGTGAACAACTTCATCAAATGGTGCAGAGCAAACCACCTTCAGGTCAATACAACTAAAACCAAAGAGGTGGATTTCTGGAGGTCTAGGCCTCACCTACAGCCTCTGGAGGTGCAATACACATcaactgtctgtctgtgttcttgCTGTACAGGTACAATGGTGAACTGCTGTGGTCTGCTATCTTCCCAGAAGGAACCAGGTACTAAGTCTTACTACTTTACTCTATAACCTCTATTGTATTTAACCAGTTAATGAGAAGCCTTATTTGTggctgaagacaaacagaacTGTTTGTCTTTTGAAAGGTCCACTTTTGAAAGGTCTGTATGTGTCTAagctctctgtgtttctgtgtcagttcctctgaagagcattgaggtggagctggaggtgaaggATCATGTGGCTACAGTGGTCTCCACTCTCCTCTACGAGAACAAGGAGGACAAACCACTAGaggctgtttttgtctttcctctgcCTGGAGATGCTGCTGTCTGTCATTTCAGTGCTAAGATTGGACAGACTCAGATTGTAGCTGAggtgaaggagaaaaaggaggtgAGCTGGACAGAAAGATTTACTGTGTGTACAGGAGCTGAATTAGAAACAGTAAACACAGTGAGGCTTCCTGACATGTGTCTCCTGTACTCATACAGGCTCGTGAGGATTATGATGATGCACTGAGCTCTGGTCAGCAGGCCTTCCTGTTGGAGGAGAGTGAGCAGAGTCCAGATATATTCTCTATGAGTGTAGGCCGTCTTCCTCCAGGAGAGAGCGCCTCCATCAGGCTGGAGTACGTCACTGAGCTGGCTGTGCAGGCTGATGATGGACTGAGGTTCTGTCTGCCTGCTGTGCTCAACCCTCGCTACCAACCTCAAGGTAGGACAAGGAGACAATAGTTTGACCAGGAACTCTTAACTGTAGCTCAGTGTTCACCACACCTGTACAAGCTGACAGTTTTTATTGTAGCAATCACATTCTGTTTTCTagatttacattacattttaaacatttacatacaaTCGTTTCCTGCAACAATAGAGAAGTGTGTGCATCAACCTTCCAGCCCAAACAATAAACATGTGACTCCCAGTTGTCTCTCCTATTGTTTACAGGCAGTGAAGGAGCCAGTGTCCAGGTGACCTCTGTCCCAGCCTCTCTGGTGCCCTACAGTCTGTCTTTTTCTGCCCGACTGTCCTCTCCACGTCCAATCTCTAAAGTAGAGTCCAGCTGTTCCTTGGATCCTCTCCAGTACCTCAACACTGATCAAACCCAGGCCACTGTAGGTAGAGTGACaatgtgtctgctgtgtgttgtggtgACTTGTCACagcttcatttatatttgtgtgtcttgAACTGTAGATCAAGTTGGCTGCAGGACACAAGTTTGACAGAGATGTTGAACTGTTGATTTATTACAAAGACGCCCATCAGCCCACTGCTGTGGTGGAGGCAGGACAGGCCTCTGCCAAGCCTGGTGAGTACAAGTTGGTCAAGTTAATAGTTTACAAACATAATGTTCCTTATCCTCCaaatgatgatgttttaaaataaagaataagatTTGTGGTCATATTTCTGTCCCTGTCATGTTTCAGGATCTCTGATGGGTGATCCAGTGGTGATGCTGAGCCTGTACCCTGAGTTCCCTCAGTCTGTGATGTCTTCAGTCGCCTCATGTGGAGAGTTTGTGTTCTTACTGGATCGATCAGGGAGTATGCAGATGAGCAGCGCGAATCAACAGACACGCATTAGCAGTGCCAGGGTATTTATCATGTTATTTCTCTAAGTCTCTTGTAGTGTTCTCTCATGAAGTGGTCTTCACTGTCTTTTCTATCTTCTTGAAGGAtactctgctgcttctgttgaaGAGCTTACCAATGGGATGCTATTTCAACATTTACAGTTTTGGGTCCAGCTATGAACACATCTTCTCGTAAGTCACTCCCTCATTTTAGATAAAGGCCTTTCAATTATTTGagttgatgtttgtgttggtcCTGTATTTGTGTGATGACAGTCAGAGTGTGGAGTACAACCAGAAGACCATGGAGGAGGCTCTGAAGAAAGTTGAGGAGATGCAGGCTAATATGGGAGGAACAGAGATACTGAAGCCACTTCAACATATTTACAGACAGTCCTGCATTCCCAGTCAGCCAAGACAAGTAAGAGACACAAACCATCCGCCTGTCTCTAAAAGGACTTTACATTGAAATAATGCATTCcctcaccctaaccctaattattaactaattgtaacctttactcTAAAAGTAGcggctcatttaaagtactgacACCAGGTAAACACCACAGCCTACGAATGCAGCCAACACAGATACAAGTTATTTATACGTGTGCTCCTCAGTATGACTTGCTTTGTAAAAATGACTTTGGAAAGGCATCACTGTAAACTGCAAAATTACTAGTTTGTCGACATTAATACTAGGCTAACACAAAGTGCTAATTGTAGTTAGACATTGGTACTGTAACAGTAGCATGTCTGCTGTAGTTTTAATTTGTTCGTACTTACCACACATCATTATTTTACCAGGAAAACCTTTTGTTATGTAACTTATGTGTAAACTCTCCCCCCCAGCTGTTTGTCTTTACTGATGGAGAGGTGGGGAACACCAAAGAAGTCATTGATCTGGTAAAGAAGAATTCAGGTTCCCACAGGTGAAACCACAGAAACACCCACAGTATTCccacagtcagtgcgtttacatgcagagcttaatcgagctatgctcaaaattcgactttctcactacagtccttgtcccagtttacatgcagcgcaagaaaatcgaataactgttctcctcttccacactatgTTGCGATACGTATCTTTTCAGCGgaataataccacgttaatatggccTGATTTCCGGTtgacgtgatataataaacaagagtctttcatgcggcagaccggcatttcaaacaacaaccagacagataatagtacattttttaatctcgtacatgatgttcgcgctacttctagTGCGTGAGGAGTCCGATTAAggtaataattattttttttcttgtgcatgtaaacgcactgactgtctTCCATGTGTTGAGTGGATCTAAATCAAACTGCTGTATTGTAGGTGTTTCTCTTTTGGGATTGGGGAAGGGGCCAGCTCTGCTCTTATCAATGGCTTGGccaaggagggaggaggtcacGCTCAGTTCATCACAGGAACTGACAGGATGCAACCAAAAGTGAGTAAACACAATGAAGATGCAGCAGTAAACCTGTGTCTGGACAGAGACCATGGTTCCAGTGAGTAAAAACTCAGTGTCTCTCCCAGATGTTTCAatagatttttacatttctacattatttttcagGTTATGCAGTCACTGCGATTTGCTCTACAGCCAGCTGTGGTGGACATCTCAGTCACATGGGATTTACCAAAGGGAGTGTCTGTCACTGTCCTCTctccaccaatcacagctcttttccagggtcagaggtcactggTTTATGGCCAGCTCACTGGAGAGGTAGGAGCAgctccatgtcatgttgtgtttctgtcatcaGGTATGTGATGACAGTAATTAACATGATTTCTAACACTGTAATGNNNNNNNNNNNNNNNNNNNNNNNNNNNNNNNNNNNNNNNNNNNNNNNNNNNNNNNNNNNNNNNNNNNNNNNNNNNNNNNNNNNNNNNNNNNNNNNNNNNNNNNNNNNNNNNNNNNNNNNNNNNNNNNNNNNNNNNNNNNNNNNNNNNNNNNNNNNNNNNNNNNNNNNNNNNNNNNNNNNNNNNNNNNNNNNNNNNNNNNNNNNNNNNNNNNNNNNNNNNNNNNNNNNNNNNNNNNNNNNNNNNNNN
This sequence is a window from Mugil cephalus isolate CIBA_MC_2020 chromosome 9, CIBA_Mcephalus_1.1, whole genome shotgun sequence. Protein-coding genes within it:
- the LOC125013984 gene encoding von Willebrand factor A domain-containing protein 5A-like isoform X4, with protein sequence MVNCCGLLSSQKEPVPLKSIEVELEVKDHVATVVSTLLYENKEDKPLEAVFVFPLPGDAAVCHFSAKIGQTQIVAEVKEKKEAREDYDDALSSGQQAFLLEESEQSPDIFSMSVGRLPPGESASIRLEYVTELAVQADDGLRFCLPAVLNPRYQPQGSEGASVQVTSVPASLVPYSLSFSARLSSPRPISKVESSCSLDPLQYLNTDQTQATIKLAAGHKFDRDVELLIYYKDAHQPTAVVEAGQASAKPGSLMGDPVVMLSLYPEFPQSVMSSVASCGEFVFLLDRSGSMQMSSANQQTRISSARDTLLLLLKSLPMGCYFNIYSFGSSYEHIFSQSVEYNQKTMEEALKKVEEMQANMGGTEILKPLQHIYRQSCIPSQPRQLFVFTDGEVGNTKEVIDLVKKNSGSHRCFSFGIGEGASSALINGLAKEGGGHAQFITGTDRMQPKVMQSLRFALQPAVVDISVTWDLPKGVSVTVLSPPITALFQGQRSLVYGQLTGEVGAAPCHVVFLSSGM
- the LOC125013984 gene encoding von Willebrand factor A domain-containing protein 5A-like isoform X3 gives rise to the protein MVQSKPPSGTMVNCCGLLSSQKEPVPLKSIEVELEVKDHVATVVSTLLYENKEDKPLEAVFVFPLPGDAAVCHFSAKIGQTQIVAEVKEKKEAREDYDDALSSGQQAFLLEESEQSPDIFSMSVGRLPPGESASIRLEYVTELAVQADDGLRFCLPAVLNPRYQPQGSEGASVQVTSVPASLVPYSLSFSARLSSPRPISKVESSCSLDPLQYLNTDQTQATIKLAAGHKFDRDVELLIYYKDAHQPTAVVEAGQASAKPGSLMGDPVVMLSLYPEFPQSVMSSVASCGEFVFLLDRSGSMQMSSANQQTRISSARDTLLLLLKSLPMGCYFNIYSFGSSYEHIFSQSVEYNQKTMEEALKKVEEMQANMGGTEILKPLQHIYRQSCIPSQPRQLFVFTDGEVGNTKEVIDLVKKNSGSHRCFSFGIGEGASSALINGLAKEGGGHAQFITGTDRMQPKVMQSLRFALQPAVVDISVTWDLPKGVSVTVLSPPITALFQGQRSLVYGQLTGEVGAAPCHVVFLSSGM
- the LOC125013984 gene encoding von Willebrand factor A domain-containing protein 5A-like isoform X2, encoding MCFLHVKAPEYQCCQSSAFSSCTMVNCCGLLSSQKEPVPLKSIEVELEVKDHVATVVSTLLYENKEDKPLEAVFVFPLPGDAAVCHFSAKIGQTQIVAEVKEKKEAREDYDDALSSGQQAFLLEESEQSPDIFSMSVGRLPPGESASIRLEYVTELAVQADDGLRFCLPAVLNPRYQPQGSEGASVQVTSVPASLVPYSLSFSARLSSPRPISKVESSCSLDPLQYLNTDQTQATIKLAAGHKFDRDVELLIYYKDAHQPTAVVEAGQASAKPGSLMGDPVVMLSLYPEFPQSVMSSVASCGEFVFLLDRSGSMQMSSANQQTRISSARDTLLLLLKSLPMGCYFNIYSFGSSYEHIFSQSVEYNQKTMEEALKKVEEMQANMGGTEILKPLQHIYRQSCIPSQPRQLFVFTDGEVGNTKEVIDLVKKNSGSHRCFSFGIGEGASSALINGLAKEGGGHAQFITGTDRMQPKVMQSLRFALQPAVVDISVTWDLPKGVSVTVLSPPITALFQGQRSLVYGQLTGEVGAAPCHVVFLSSGM
- the LOC125013984 gene encoding von Willebrand factor A domain-containing protein 5A-like isoform X1, which produces MAVCAAPLSVNCWSFIVTVALIRETWSGTVLSSPVLRGTMVNCCGLLSSQKEPVPLKSIEVELEVKDHVATVVSTLLYENKEDKPLEAVFVFPLPGDAAVCHFSAKIGQTQIVAEVKEKKEAREDYDDALSSGQQAFLLEESEQSPDIFSMSVGRLPPGESASIRLEYVTELAVQADDGLRFCLPAVLNPRYQPQGSEGASVQVTSVPASLVPYSLSFSARLSSPRPISKVESSCSLDPLQYLNTDQTQATIKLAAGHKFDRDVELLIYYKDAHQPTAVVEAGQASAKPGSLMGDPVVMLSLYPEFPQSVMSSVASCGEFVFLLDRSGSMQMSSANQQTRISSARDTLLLLLKSLPMGCYFNIYSFGSSYEHIFSQSVEYNQKTMEEALKKVEEMQANMGGTEILKPLQHIYRQSCIPSQPRQLFVFTDGEVGNTKEVIDLVKKNSGSHRCFSFGIGEGASSALINGLAKEGGGHAQFITGTDRMQPKVMQSLRFALQPAVVDISVTWDLPKGVSVTVLSPPITALFQGQRSLVYGQLTGEVGAAPCHVVFLSSGM